The following proteins are encoded in a genomic region of Mycolicibacterium confluentis:
- the egtB gene encoding ergothioneine biosynthesis protein EgtB, with amino-acid sequence MNRRELADGLIRARERTLALVDFDDDELHRQYHPLMSPLVWDLAHIGQQEELWLLRGGDLEVPGLLAPNVENLYDAFEHSRASRVDLPLMSPKQAHSYLNTVRDRAFDALDALHDEDPGFVFGLVVSHENQHGETMLQALNLRAGAPILDAGARLPQGRPDVAGSDVVVPGGPFVLGVDAKGEPYSLDNERPAHVVDVPAFRIGRVPVTNREWRQFIDDGGYRERRWWSDRGWAHRNETELVAPQFWNPDGTRTRFGHVETIPDGEPVQHVTYFEAEAYAAWAGARLPTEVEWEKACAWDPHTQRRRRFPWGDTAPDATRANLGGTARRPAEVGAYPDGASAYGVEQMLGDVWEWTSSALRPWPGFTPMIYERYTQPFFDGDYRVLRGGSWAVSADILRPSFRNWDHPIRRQIFSGLRLAWDI; translated from the coding sequence ATGAACCGCCGCGAACTGGCCGACGGTCTGATCCGTGCACGGGAGCGGACACTGGCCCTGGTGGATTTCGACGACGATGAACTCCACCGCCAGTACCACCCGCTGATGAGCCCGCTGGTGTGGGACCTCGCGCACATCGGTCAGCAGGAGGAGCTGTGGCTCCTGCGCGGCGGTGATCTTGAGGTGCCCGGACTGCTGGCCCCAAACGTCGAGAACCTCTACGACGCGTTCGAGCACTCCCGGGCCAGTCGCGTCGACCTGCCGCTGATGTCGCCGAAGCAGGCGCACTCCTACCTGAATACGGTGCGGGACAGGGCGTTCGATGCACTCGATGCGCTGCATGACGAGGATCCCGGTTTTGTGTTCGGCCTCGTCGTCAGCCACGAGAACCAGCACGGCGAGACCATGCTGCAGGCGCTGAACCTGCGTGCCGGCGCACCGATCCTCGACGCGGGTGCCCGGCTGCCCCAGGGGCGGCCCGACGTCGCAGGCAGCGATGTTGTGGTGCCGGGTGGACCTTTCGTGCTCGGTGTCGACGCGAAGGGCGAACCGTACTCCTTGGACAACGAGCGTCCGGCGCACGTCGTCGACGTCCCGGCCTTCCGGATCGGCCGGGTGCCGGTGACCAACCGCGAGTGGCGCCAGTTCATCGACGACGGCGGGTACCGCGAGCGGCGCTGGTGGTCGGACCGGGGATGGGCGCACCGCAACGAGACCGAACTGGTTGCGCCGCAGTTCTGGAACCCGGACGGCACCCGCACCAGATTCGGCCACGTCGAGACCATCCCGGACGGCGAACCGGTCCAGCACGTCACGTATTTCGAGGCCGAGGCGTACGCCGCCTGGGCGGGCGCCCGCCTGCCCACCGAGGTCGAGTGGGAGAAGGCGTGTGCGTGGGATCCCCACACGCAGCGACGGCGCAGGTTCCCCTGGGGCGACACGGCTCCTGATGCCACGCGGGCCAACCTCGGCGGTACGGCACGCCGGCCGGCGGAGGTGGGTGCCTATCCGGACGGTGCCTCGGCGTATGGCGTCGAGCAGATGCTCGGCGACGTGTGGGAGTGGACCAGTTCGGCGCTGCGCCCCTGGCCCGGCTTCACGCCGATGATCTACGAGCGCTACACCCAGCCCTTCTTCGACGGCGACTACCGCGTGCTGCGCGGTGGCTCGTGGGCGGTGTCCGCAGACATTCTGCGGCCCAGTTTCCGCAACTGGGACCACCCGATCCGGCGGCAGATCTTCTCCGGCCTCCGCCTGGCCTGGGACATCTGA
- the egtC gene encoding ergothioneine biosynthesis protein EgtC, protein MCRHLGWLGAPVSVASLVLDPPNSLLVQSYSPRRQKHGLMNADGWGVGFYSADLPDGRPARWRSAAPIWGDASLASVAPALVSGCVLAAVRSATVGMPIESTASAPFTDGTALLSHNGIVNRAVLPLAPDAESTVDSAILAAHIFARGLDNLGDTVAAVGAEDPNARLNILVADGTRLLATAWGDTLSVLRRPDGVVLASEPYDDHPDWEDIPDRHLVEVSATGVTLTALKGL, encoded by the coding sequence ATGTGCCGTCATCTGGGTTGGCTCGGCGCGCCGGTATCGGTGGCCTCGTTGGTCCTTGATCCGCCCAACAGCCTTCTGGTGCAGTCGTATTCACCGCGGCGGCAGAAACACGGGCTGATGAACGCCGACGGGTGGGGAGTGGGTTTCTACTCGGCGGATCTGCCCGACGGGCGTCCGGCGCGCTGGCGCAGTGCCGCACCGATCTGGGGGGACGCGTCGCTGGCGTCCGTGGCGCCCGCCCTGGTGAGCGGATGCGTGCTGGCCGCGGTGCGGTCGGCCACGGTCGGCATGCCGATCGAGTCCACCGCCTCGGCACCCTTCACCGACGGGACCGCACTGCTGTCCCACAACGGCATCGTCAACCGGGCCGTGCTTCCCCTGGCCCCGGACGCCGAGTCGACGGTCGACAGCGCGATCCTGGCGGCCCACATCTTCGCGCGTGGCCTGGACAACCTCGGCGACACCGTGGCCGCCGTCGGCGCCGAGGATCCGAATGCGCGCCTGAACATCCTGGTCGCCGACGGCACTCGACTGCTGGCCACCGCATGGGGCGACACCCTGTCGGTGCTGCGTCGCCCCGACGGCGTCGTCCTCGCCAGCGAACCCTACGATGACCACCCGGACTGGGAGGACATCCCGGACCGTCACCTCGTCGAGGTCAGCGCGACAGGCGTGACACTGACCGCCCTGAAAGGACTGTGA
- the egtD gene encoding L-histidine N(alpha)-methyltransferase, with amino-acid sequence MTVLLSNLLPADHAARELRNDVRDGVTTTPKSLPPKWFYDAEGSALFDQITRLPEYYPTRAEAAILAERAGEIAEASGADTLVELGSGTSEKTRRLLDALRAQGTLRRFVPFDVDASVLAQAGAELQRDYPGLDIDAVCGDFERHLGEIPTGGTRLIAFLGSTIGNLTPGPRSAFLSALAEALDPGDMLLLGTDLVKDTDRLVRAYDDSAGVTAAFNRNVLSVINRELHADFDLTAFEHVARWNSTDQRIEMWLRSSSRQRVVIADLGLTVDFGVGEEMLTEVSCKFTEAGIGEELAAVGLRRTHWWTDPAGDFGLSLAVR; translated from the coding sequence GTGACGGTGCTGCTCTCCAATCTGCTTCCCGCCGACCACGCCGCCCGCGAACTGCGCAACGATGTCCGCGACGGTGTGACCACTACGCCGAAATCGCTGCCGCCCAAATGGTTTTACGATGCCGAGGGTAGTGCGCTGTTCGACCAGATCACCCGTCTGCCGGAGTACTACCCGACCCGGGCTGAGGCCGCGATTCTGGCCGAGCGCGCGGGTGAGATCGCCGAGGCCAGCGGGGCCGACACTCTCGTCGAGCTGGGCAGTGGCACGTCGGAGAAGACCCGAAGGCTGCTCGACGCGCTGCGAGCGCAGGGGACGCTGCGACGATTCGTGCCGTTCGACGTGGACGCCTCGGTGCTGGCTCAGGCCGGCGCCGAACTGCAGCGTGACTACCCGGGCCTCGACATCGACGCGGTGTGTGGGGACTTCGAACGTCACCTTGGTGAGATCCCCACCGGCGGAACACGGCTCATCGCATTCCTGGGCTCCACGATCGGCAACCTGACTCCCGGACCGCGATCCGCTTTCCTGTCGGCGTTGGCCGAGGCCCTGGATCCGGGCGACATGCTGCTGCTGGGCACCGACCTGGTCAAGGACACCGACCGCCTGGTCCGGGCCTACGACGACAGCGCCGGTGTCACGGCGGCGTTCAACCGCAACGTGCTGTCCGTGATCAACCGGGAACTGCACGCCGATTTCGACCTCACTGCCTTCGAGCATGTCGCCAGATGGAATTCGACCGACCAGCGGATCGAGATGTGGCTGCGTTCCTCCTCCCGCCAGCGTGTCGTGATCGCGGATCTGGGCCTGACCGTCGACTTCGGCGTCGGTGAGGAGATGCTCACCGAGGTGTCCTGCAAGTTCACCGAGGCGGGCATCGGCGAGGAACTGGCCGCCGTGGGCCTTCGTCGCACCCACTGGTGGACCGACCCGGCCGGTGATTTCGGGCTGTCCCTGGCGGTCAGATGA
- the egtE gene encoding ergothioneine biosynthesis PLP-dependent enzyme EgtE, translating into MIADAVLAEKWRAARPPMAGVHVDSAACSRQSFAVLDATAQHARHEAEVGGYVAALAAVPALDAGRAAIATLTGLSSADVAFTTSAQHSLDLLLGAWTGERSVACVPGEFGPNLAVMAAHDFDVRALPVDDDGRVRVDDLTSFLRADRPGLVHLTGVPSHRGIAQPVRDIAQVCDDVGVPLVLDAAQALGQLDCAVGASAVYSTSRKWMAGPRGVGFVAVRPDFAERLARRVPPVEWGVALSVLQSFEYVEANIAARLGFSVALGEHLAAGPETVRAALAAVGRATRERLDSVAGWRVVEASEDPTAITTLIPPDGLDPAAVRTALIAEHGVVTTAAEIARAPFELTTPVLRVAPHVDVSAQDLDHVADALLSVSTRQTS; encoded by the coding sequence ATGATCGCCGACGCTGTGCTGGCCGAGAAGTGGCGCGCGGCCAGGCCCCCGATGGCCGGAGTGCACGTGGACTCGGCGGCGTGTTCGCGGCAGTCCTTCGCGGTGCTTGATGCCACGGCGCAGCATGCCCGGCACGAAGCCGAGGTTGGCGGGTATGTGGCTGCGCTGGCCGCCGTGCCGGCCCTGGACGCGGGGCGCGCGGCCATCGCGACGCTGACGGGCTTGTCGTCCGCCGACGTCGCGTTCACCACCAGCGCGCAGCACTCCCTGGATCTGCTGCTCGGCGCTTGGACGGGTGAGCGCAGCGTGGCATGTGTGCCCGGTGAGTTCGGGCCCAATCTCGCGGTGATGGCCGCGCACGACTTCGACGTCCGGGCGTTGCCGGTCGACGACGACGGCCGCGTCCGCGTCGACGACCTCACCTCGTTCCTGCGCGCCGACAGGCCGGGACTGGTGCACCTGACCGGAGTTCCCAGCCACCGCGGCATCGCCCAACCAGTGCGGGACATCGCGCAGGTGTGCGACGACGTCGGCGTTCCCCTGGTGCTCGACGCCGCACAGGCCCTGGGGCAGTTGGACTGCGCTGTCGGCGCGTCCGCCGTGTACTCGACGTCGCGCAAGTGGATGGCCGGCCCCCGCGGCGTGGGATTCGTGGCGGTTCGGCCGGACTTCGCCGAGCGCCTGGCTCGCCGGGTGCCGCCCGTGGAGTGGGGCGTGGCGCTCTCGGTGCTGCAGAGCTTCGAATACGTCGAGGCGAACATCGCTGCGCGGCTGGGCTTCTCGGTTGCCCTGGGTGAGCATCTGGCCGCGGGCCCAGAAACCGTACGGGCAGCGTTGGCGGCAGTGGGCCGTGCCACCCGGGAGCGGCTGGACTCTGTGGCGGGCTGGCGGGTGGTCGAGGCGTCCGAGGACCCCACGGCCATCACGACGCTGATCCCGCCCGACGGGCTCGACCCCGCCGCGGTGCGCACCGCACTGATCGCCGAGCACGGTGTGGTCACCACCGCGGCCGAAATCGCCAGGGCACCATTTGAATTAACCACACCGGTGCTGCGTGTCGCGCCCCATGTCGATGTGTCCGCGCAGGACCTGGACCATGTGGCGGATGCCCTGCTCAGCGTGAGTACACGGCAGACTTCTTGA
- a CDS encoding DUF6632 domain-containing protein gives MATSRSYRLLQIALVVFGAAMILLYPLAVVWPSGWAWHPGPPYTSNYFMMIVGLYVTLGVFLWIAARRPEANLSVIWFAVWSSVVHAGVMAVQSFGDDGHHMGHLWGDVAALLLGAAVMAGLVMASGLKKSAVYSR, from the coding sequence ATGGCAACGTCACGAAGTTACCGACTTCTTCAGATCGCACTCGTCGTCTTCGGCGCAGCGATGATCCTTCTCTATCCACTGGCGGTGGTCTGGCCATCGGGATGGGCCTGGCACCCCGGCCCGCCCTACACGTCCAACTACTTCATGATGATCGTCGGCCTGTATGTGACGCTGGGCGTGTTCCTCTGGATTGCGGCGCGGCGTCCCGAGGCCAACCTGAGTGTGATCTGGTTCGCCGTGTGGTCCAGCGTCGTGCACGCCGGGGTCATGGCCGTGCAGTCCTTCGGCGACGACGGACATCACATGGGTCATCTGTGGGGCGACGTCGCGGCGCTTCTTCTGGGCGCCGCGGTGATGGCGGGACTCGTGATGGCGTCCGGCCTCAAGAAGTCTGCCGTGTACTCACGCTGA
- a CDS encoding class I SAM-dependent methyltransferase has product MSSDVMDWDDAYRGEGKFEGPPPWNIGEPQPELTALIDDGKVTGTVLDAGCGHAELSLALAAKGFTVVGIDLVPTAVAAARRAAEERGLTTATFVEADITTFTGFDEQFNTILDSTLFHSLPVEGRDGYQRSVFRAAAPGAHYYILVFAKGAFPPDLEVKPNEVDEDELREAVGRYWVIDDVRPAFIHANDLQIPGVPAPPHPRDAKGRLKFPAFLLSAHKE; this is encoded by the coding sequence ATGAGTTCTGACGTCATGGACTGGGACGACGCATACCGGGGCGAGGGCAAGTTCGAGGGTCCGCCGCCGTGGAACATCGGGGAGCCGCAACCTGAACTCACGGCGCTGATCGACGACGGCAAAGTCACGGGTACCGTGCTGGACGCCGGGTGCGGGCACGCCGAGTTGTCACTGGCACTGGCGGCCAAGGGGTTCACCGTCGTCGGCATCGATCTGGTGCCCACGGCTGTGGCCGCGGCGCGCCGGGCGGCCGAGGAACGAGGGTTGACCACAGCGACATTCGTCGAGGCCGACATCACGACATTCACCGGGTTCGACGAGCAGTTCAACACCATCCTCGACAGCACGCTGTTCCACTCGCTGCCGGTGGAGGGTCGCGACGGCTATCAGCGGTCGGTGTTCCGCGCTGCCGCCCCCGGTGCCCACTACTACATCCTGGTCTTCGCCAAGGGTGCGTTCCCGCCCGATCTCGAGGTCAAGCCCAATGAGGTCGACGAAGACGAGTTGCGCGAAGCCGTCGGCAGATACTGGGTGATCGATGACGTGCGCCCGGCGTTCATCCACGCCAACGATCTGCAGATCCCGGGTGTGCCCGCCCCGCCGCATCCCCGCGACGCCAAGGGCCGCCTCAAGTTTCCGGCGTTCCTGTTGAGCGCACACAAGGAGTAG
- a CDS encoding glutamate--cysteine ligase family protein, which yields MGEEVKATHYTRAHRQEYRRKVQLCLDVFETMLAQSSFDIDRPLTGMEIECNLVDGDYQPAMSNTDVLASIADPAYQTELGAYNIEFNVPPRPLPGRSALELEGEVRASLNAAEEKANRSGAHIVMIGILPTLMPEHLAQDWMSESIRYRALNDSIFTARGEDIVIDIDGPERLSMLAETIAPESACTSMQLHSQVSPADFAASWNAAQALAGPQLALGANSPFFFGHQLWAETRIELFAQATDTRPEELKAQGVRPRVWFGERWITSIFDLFEENVRFFPSLLPELSDEDPQAELAAGRTPTLSELRLHNGTVYRWNRPVYDVVGGRPHLRVENRVLPAGPTVVDMMANAAFYHGMMRMLSDDDRPVWTKMSFAAAEHNFHNAARYGMEAELYWPGLGAVTPQELVLRHLLPLAHEGLQRRGVAGEVRDRYLGVIEHRAKSGRTGAAWQVGTVHALQERGLTRPQALADMLRLYCERMHSNEPVHSWDGPAA from the coding sequence GTGGGCGAAGAGGTCAAGGCGACGCACTACACCCGCGCACATCGCCAGGAGTACCGCCGAAAGGTCCAGCTGTGCCTGGATGTTTTCGAGACCATGCTGGCGCAGTCCAGTTTCGACATCGACAGGCCCCTGACCGGCATGGAGATCGAGTGCAACCTCGTCGACGGTGACTATCAGCCCGCGATGAGCAACACCGATGTGCTCGCCTCGATCGCCGACCCGGCCTATCAGACCGAATTGGGCGCCTACAACATCGAATTCAACGTCCCGCCGCGACCACTGCCGGGACGTTCGGCACTGGAACTCGAGGGGGAGGTCCGAGCCAGTCTCAACGCGGCAGAGGAGAAGGCCAACCGAAGCGGTGCCCACATCGTGATGATCGGCATCCTGCCGACCCTGATGCCCGAACACCTCGCGCAGGACTGGATGAGCGAGTCGATCCGCTACCGTGCCCTCAACGATTCGATCTTCACGGCACGCGGTGAGGACATCGTGATCGACATCGACGGACCGGAGCGGTTGTCGATGCTCGCCGAGACCATCGCCCCCGAATCGGCCTGCACCAGCATGCAACTGCATTCCCAGGTGTCCCCGGCCGACTTCGCCGCCAGCTGGAATGCCGCGCAGGCTCTGGCCGGACCCCAGTTGGCCCTGGGCGCCAACTCGCCGTTCTTCTTCGGCCACCAGCTGTGGGCCGAGACGCGCATCGAACTGTTCGCGCAGGCCACCGACACCCGCCCAGAGGAACTCAAAGCGCAGGGCGTTCGACCCCGAGTCTGGTTCGGGGAGCGCTGGATCACCTCGATCTTCGATCTGTTCGAGGAGAACGTGCGCTTCTTCCCGTCCCTGCTGCCCGAACTGTCCGACGAGGATCCGCAGGCCGAACTGGCCGCCGGTCGCACCCCGACGCTGTCGGAACTACGCCTGCACAACGGCACGGTCTACCGATGGAACCGCCCGGTGTACGACGTCGTGGGGGGACGTCCCCACCTTCGAGTGGAGAACCGCGTGCTGCCCGCGGGGCCGACGGTCGTCGACATGATGGCCAACGCGGCGTTCTACCACGGAATGATGCGCATGCTCTCCGACGACGATCGCCCAGTCTGGACCAAGATGAGTTTCGCTGCGGCAGAACACAATTTCCACAACGCGGCCCGGTACGGGATGGAGGCCGAACTGTACTGGCCGGGACTGGGCGCCGTGACGCCGCAGGAACTGGTGCTGCGCCACCTGCTGCCACTGGCACACGAGGGCCTGCAGCGCCGCGGCGTGGCCGGGGAGGTTCGGGACCGCTACCTCGGTGTCATCGAGCACCGCGCCAAGTCCGGTCGCACGGGTGCGGCCTGGCAGGTGGGCACCGTGCACGCACTGCAGGAACGCGGGCTGACACGGCCGCAGGCCCTGGCCGACATGCTGCGCCTGTACTGCGAGCGCATGCACAGCAATGAGCCTGTGCACTCGTGGGACGGTCCCGCGGCGTGA
- a CDS encoding Ig-like domain-containing protein: MNSVASLPAPAAALKPPALPTPEDVVGFFFGDGTATRPNGGIIIGNGYSWTADTCPTVACKGGNGGLIGNGGAGFNGGNGGNAGLFGNGGDGGAGVAWVNDGAGGHGGRAILWGHGGAGGAATTGAIGGRGGTAGLFYGDGGDGGRGGNSVPAGSTGGRGGNGGDTGLFSWWGAAGNGGAGGAATNGGAGGDGGSGGLFAVFANGGAGGAGGVGPHGGAGGDGGNGGLWFGDGGDGGTGGYGGGDGGNGGSVGMFSLLGRGGDGGSGGFGQIGRVGVNGGTPGERGGDGLPGGPGGTGGNGGNGSWFLGMGGDGGSGGAGGTGGNGGKGASGTSVSIGDGGAAGDGGTGGDGGVGGAQGGEAGVGRYLFVLASNGRAGTSGAGGAGGQGGVGGEGGDTTDVDGRGGAGGDGGRGGRGGPGGAATAISAAGAGGAGGQGGTAGGGGTTRSGLGGAAGLGGEGGDGGAGGAGSATQVSGDGGTGGAGGVGGIGGAGTTGADGGTGGDGGDGAGAGADGGAGVGDPGYGGAGGAGGAGGTGSSTDGDDGDDGRNGSAGTGNAATVQRATTPGGLFAGLVDQLNYILFNRPPTVDATQSPATGPDKEISGDLNGSSNNGFAPTYSLGEGPRYGTVDLDPDTGKYTYTPDSTLIQSGITDSFTVVINNGSRAKLPGLLGGVQQWLHSLAIRIGLASPDTAEEKVVLVVRGDGMYGDLSNAVYWVKQSYFNCVLMASAMAVAQVTGEPTPAEALMVEIAKTSDSVETPGQKMYLDENIEDGVAEADAVVLMETNFGVKATLTKYNTVDDDGNVTAATLVDGQRALSDAEAALQQGKAIIAFVNSSVIWNAAHGMEASGTPNYFNSDHAVVVIAVDLKKGLVYLNDSGPEFGQGMAVPIGAFMNAWQSNDYETIVVEKAGAQSGPVAA, encoded by the coding sequence GTGAATTCCGTTGCCTCACTGCCTGCCCCGGCAGCGGCGCTCAAACCACCAGCCCTGCCGACTCCCGAGGACGTCGTCGGCTTCTTCTTCGGTGATGGCACGGCCACGCGCCCCAACGGCGGCATCATCATCGGCAACGGCTACTCGTGGACCGCCGACACATGCCCCACCGTCGCCTGCAAGGGTGGCAACGGCGGACTGATCGGCAACGGCGGCGCAGGATTCAACGGCGGAAACGGCGGTAACGCCGGGCTGTTCGGCAACGGGGGAGACGGCGGCGCCGGCGTGGCGTGGGTCAACGACGGCGCCGGTGGCCACGGTGGCCGGGCGATCCTGTGGGGCCACGGCGGTGCAGGCGGCGCGGCAACCACCGGTGCGATCGGCGGGCGGGGCGGCACCGCTGGCCTCTTCTACGGCGACGGCGGTGATGGCGGCCGCGGCGGCAACTCGGTGCCGGCGGGCTCCACCGGCGGTCGTGGCGGCAATGGTGGTGACACCGGCCTCTTCTCGTGGTGGGGCGCCGCAGGGAACGGCGGCGCCGGTGGTGCCGCCACGAATGGTGGGGCAGGGGGTGACGGCGGAAGCGGCGGCCTGTTCGCGGTGTTCGCCAATGGCGGTGCCGGCGGCGCGGGCGGTGTCGGACCCCACGGCGGTGCCGGGGGCGACGGCGGCAACGGCGGCCTCTGGTTCGGTGACGGTGGGGACGGCGGCACTGGCGGATACGGCGGTGGTGACGGCGGGAACGGCGGCAGCGTCGGAATGTTCTCTCTGCTCGGAAGGGGCGGTGACGGTGGCAGCGGCGGCTTCGGCCAGATCGGCCGAGTCGGTGTCAACGGTGGCACTCCCGGCGAGCGCGGTGGCGATGGTCTGCCCGGTGGACCCGGCGGAACTGGTGGAAACGGCGGGAACGGCAGTTGGTTCCTCGGCATGGGCGGCGACGGGGGCTCCGGTGGCGCTGGTGGGACCGGCGGCAACGGAGGTAAGGGCGCCAGCGGCACGAGCGTCAGCATCGGTGACGGCGGCGCTGCCGGGGACGGCGGTACGGGCGGCGATGGAGGCGTCGGCGGCGCCCAGGGCGGTGAGGCCGGGGTCGGACGCTACCTCTTCGTGCTCGCGTCGAATGGTCGGGCCGGAACCAGCGGTGCAGGCGGCGCGGGCGGCCAGGGAGGTGTCGGCGGTGAGGGCGGCGACACCACAGACGTCGACGGGCGCGGCGGCGCGGGCGGTGACGGAGGCAGGGGTGGCCGGGGTGGCCCCGGTGGTGCAGCGACCGCGATCTCGGCTGCCGGTGCCGGTGGCGCCGGCGGTCAGGGCGGCACCGCCGGAGGGGGCGGCACCACACGGTCAGGGCTCGGTGGGGCCGCTGGTCTCGGCGGAGAAGGTGGTGACGGCGGCGCCGGTGGCGCCGGGTCGGCCACCCAGGTCAGCGGTGACGGCGGCACCGGTGGTGCTGGCGGGGTCGGCGGAATCGGTGGGGCAGGCACGACCGGCGCCGACGGAGGCACCGGTGGTGACGGCGGCGATGGCGCGGGTGCTGGTGCTGACGGCGGAGCGGGCGTCGGTGACCCCGGCTACGGCGGCGCAGGCGGTGCGGGTGGCGCCGGCGGCACCGGATCGTCGACCGACGGCGATGACGGCGACGACGGCCGCAACGGCTCAGCCGGAACCGGCAACGCCGCGACCGTACAGCGGGCCACCACGCCGGGTGGGCTCTTCGCGGGCCTGGTGGACCAGCTCAACTACATCCTGTTCAACCGGCCGCCCACAGTGGACGCGACCCAGAGCCCTGCGACCGGACCCGACAAGGAGATCTCCGGCGACCTGAATGGCAGCTCCAACAACGGATTCGCCCCCACCTACTCTCTTGGAGAGGGGCCTCGGTACGGCACCGTCGACCTGGACCCGGACACCGGGAAGTACACCTACACGCCGGACTCGACCTTGATCCAGTCCGGGATCACCGACAGCTTCACCGTCGTGATCAACAACGGGTCGAGGGCCAAGCTGCCCGGCCTGTTGGGTGGGGTGCAGCAGTGGCTGCACTCGCTGGCGATCCGGATCGGGCTCGCGTCCCCCGACACCGCGGAGGAGAAGGTCGTGCTGGTGGTGCGCGGTGACGGCATGTACGGCGACCTGAGCAACGCCGTGTACTGGGTGAAACAGAGCTACTTCAACTGTGTGCTGATGGCGTCGGCGATGGCGGTGGCCCAGGTCACCGGCGAACCGACTCCCGCCGAGGCTCTGATGGTGGAGATCGCGAAAACCTCTGACAGCGTGGAGACTCCCGGGCAGAAGATGTATCTGGACGAGAACATCGAAGACGGTGTGGCCGAGGCCGACGCGGTGGTGCTGATGGAGACCAACTTCGGTGTCAAGGCCACCCTCACCAAGTACAACACCGTCGACGACGACGGCAACGTCACCGCGGCGACGCTGGTGGACGGGCAGCGCGCCCTCAGCGATGCCGAGGCGGCGTTGCAGCAGGGCAAGGCCATCATTGCCTTCGTCAACAGTTCCGTGATCTGGAATGCCGCCCACGGTATGGAAGCCTCGGGTACACCGAACTACTTCAACTCCGACCACGCGGTGGTGGTGATCGCAGTCGACCTGAAGAAGGGTCTGGTGTACCTCAACGACAGCGGTCCAGAGTTCGGTCAGGGTATGGCGGTGCCGATCGGCGCCTTCATGAATGCCTGGCAGAGCAACGATTACGAGACGATCGTGGTCGAGAAGGCCGGGGCCCAATCGGGCCCGGTGGCGGCCTGA
- a CDS encoding class I SAM-dependent methyltransferase, with the protein MDYMGRRQADMTDIDRMPRGGFDASCLDRLLQTNRLEYLDRDDVDDHVKRQVVSALDWTGRVFGNHQRFAHTALELVAAVPDPKILELGAGHGAVSRLILDDHPTAEVTVTDLNPESVARIAAGDLGTRPRATVRQMDATAIDAPDASFDLVLFALSFHHLSPGQAARVFAEGTRVGRQLLIIDLPRPPAPLHVLRLATMLPWAPVLPFVHDGVISSLRCYSPSALRALARHADPSIDVKLRGGLTGPQIVVARRTHPE; encoded by the coding sequence ATGGACTACATGGGCCGCAGGCAGGCAGACATGACCGACATTGATCGGATGCCCCGGGGCGGCTTCGACGCGTCGTGCCTGGACCGCCTGCTGCAGACCAACCGACTCGAATACCTGGACCGCGACGATGTCGACGACCACGTCAAGCGACAGGTGGTCTCGGCGCTGGACTGGACCGGGCGGGTGTTCGGCAACCATCAGCGGTTCGCCCATACGGCCCTGGAGTTGGTCGCTGCGGTACCCGATCCAAAGATCCTCGAACTTGGTGCCGGACATGGCGCGGTGTCCCGGCTGATCCTCGACGATCACCCGACTGCTGAGGTGACCGTGACCGACCTCAACCCCGAATCCGTCGCCCGGATCGCGGCAGGAGATCTGGGGACGCGGCCCCGTGCCACGGTGCGCCAGATGGATGCGACGGCCATCGACGCCCCCGACGCGTCGTTCGACCTGGTGCTGTTCGCGCTGTCGTTCCACCATCTGTCGCCCGGGCAGGCCGCACGGGTCTTCGCCGAGGGCACCCGGGTCGGGCGGCAACTGCTGATCATCGATCTGCCCCGGCCGCCGGCACCGCTGCATGTGCTGCGCCTGGCGACCATGCTGCCGTGGGCGCCTGTGCTCCCCTTCGTGCACGACGGCGTGATCAGTTCACTGCGCTGCTACAGCCCGTCGGCGCTGCGGGCACTGGCCCGGCACGCGGATCCCAGCATCGACGTCAAGTTGCGCGGCGGACTCACCGGACCGCAGATCGTGGTGGCGCGGCGGACGCACCCAGAGTGA